The DNA segment ATACCTTTGTATCATTGGAAAAACACTCACACATCCAGTACTTGTGATGACAATTGCGATTGGTAAACCGCAATGCGGGCCACATCCTCTGTACAGAAGGTGGCATGCCATAATTTTGAAATCCTCTCACTCTAAATACTTCTGtaaagtactgtactgtaatgagGTTTTGCTAAATACTGTAACTTTCAGCTGTTTgggacaaataaatacaaatattttgagtgttttgtaTATAACCCATCAGTCCGTTGCTGCTAATTCTACATTGTGTTTCAAAATGGTACATGTGTGTATGCTTTTGTTGCTAGAATGGGTTTTGTTGCGTTTCATTTTGACAGAGCTGTGAAGTTTTGTGTCTTATGTTGCTTATGTGTGAGTTTTGATACAGCGAGCCAAATTTTGCTAAATATGTGTAAGCAATCGGCAAAAACtgtgtcaacatttcagctGTTTCTCTTTACATGTGACGTTTGTGCTCTTATTCCCATTTTATTCCTgtaggccacactttggacacccttgtctTAAAGTTTGGTCGCTTTCACAACATCTTCCATCACCCAGTCATGGTGTGAAAATCCTGACTTGTTGGCTTCCGTGTGCTTCCACTGTACTGAATCCTTCTCTGTTTTCTCAGATGCCTGTAGTGGGTTGAAAGAGCCGTGGATAGGTAAGATACCcctgcttttttattttgaatcattttatttaaaaaaaaaaaacctacctgTGATTTTCTGTTCCATCTGAAACAAATCAAgtcacttttcctcacaaagagATTAGAATTCAGCTTCTTTTGCTTGCAGCCACCTAAAAACAAATTTGACTTATTGTTGTTTTCTCTCATGTTGTATAGGGTTTTATGGTGGCGGTAAATGGATAGTCCTTACCTGTGATCGCGCTCACCAAGAGTCCGCTCACGACTGTGGTCAGTACGCCCACCAGAGAGATGTAGAGGTAGGACAGAGAGTAGAACGAGTCTGCTAAAGGAGGCCTAACTCtggtaaacacacacaggaattTATAATTTGTACTGTATTGAGTATAAATGGTGAGGTGAGCATATTGTGATGATCCAAAACCAAGACGCTCAGTAGTATGAagtaaaatattgtttataatatttataataaaatattgcaacCCAGTTTTCAGCTTGAGAAAACCTTGCATTATCTTTTATGACTCACTCAGGTTGCAGGGTAACCGGACTGGTCCAGGGAACTGCTGTTGTCGTGTTATACTGGTTTGTGCTGTTGCAGCCCAAAGTGCTAAGTGGCAGGGGGTTTGTCTTGGCAGTTGTTGGAGGGTAAATCTGGCCTCCGATCCCCACCCACAGAGTCAAGACCAGGCTGAGGATCACTCCTGAAATGCCTCCCTGCAGAGCCAACAGGTTAGCGGTGAAATAGTTTGTGCTTGTGGCCTCTTTGTTGTTATAGCAGGTCAGCGCACGTTCCACTTCATACTCACTATGGAGTTAGCTGTGCGGAAAAGCATGCCTAATAGATACAGCCCAAGAAGAGGTCCGCTGATCATGCCAAATATGGAGAAAGCGGCCTGTGCACAGAAAACTATTCAGGACGTGTGTTTCTAACTATTCCACTCTTAGAGTCAGTGTGTGGGGCGTGCTAGTCGGGTTTACCTGCAGAACACTTCCCATCAATGAAGCAACGCCAGCCATCCCGATACACAGAGCGCCAAAGAATACACCTTGTCAAGAAAACAGTGGATTTCAGTGAAGCATTGTTGTATTTGTACTGCAGTATTTTGACAGTCAAAGGGATTAAACATATTGACTCAAATAGGTTAAACCTAATGAGGAATGATGCGGTTGATACACCCATCTTACATAACGTATACATCAACATAAAGAACTGAATGTTTCCTGTCAGTCGTCCAACACATACCTCGCACAATTGCATGTCCCAGCCTGTGCTAGTTTACTCAGAATAGCCTCCAAAGATGACATAACATTGTGTCATTGTACAACATGTCAGTTAATGACAGGTAACAGGTAACATACTTTTGTTGCTATAGGTTACGAATGGAACTTTGAACATAACGCATCTCAGAGCTCACTGTTGCATAGTAAGTAAGCATTTATGTAATGCAACGAATGACGTATGGACGTGTGGTTTATAGTGTAGTCTTTTGTATAtgtgtttaaaaacaatattaggttacatacagtattttcgGTATCAACAACCGTTATGGTATCCAGACTTACTTAGGCCCATGTTCATCCATGTCTTCTGCTTCTGTGTCAGGTTTTTGCAAACGGGAAGAATGAAGTCTTCCACAGTGACGGCAACAAGGGCGTTAATGCTAGAAGACACTGTGctgcaaaacataaaaatatgttcattcattcattttctactgcttttcctcttcaagcgagaggcggggtacaccctggactggtcgccagccaatcacagggcacatatagacaaacaaccattcacactcacattgatacctatggacaatttggagtcgccaattaacctagcatgtttttggaatgtgggagaaaacccatgcatgcacggggagaacatgcaaacttcacacagagagatggccgagtgtggacttgaaccctggtctcctagctgtgaggtctgcacactaaccactcgtccaccgtgcatcccccataaaaatatatatgtatttaaaatgtttggTTACATTATCTAGTGAGAGGCTGTGCACCACCACAAcgataattattgttattgttaaattACTACCTTTCTGACTGTGCCAATCAGACTTTAACTAGTGGTGGTGCAGTATTAGTTTGTGCAGGTATACCTCATGTTGGGAGCATTCATTGTCTAAGGAAATGCATTAATAACTCACCTCAGGGTCCCGCTGTATGCAGCAGCCACAAACAAACCAGGGATTCCTGGATAGGCTGCCAAAATGTCCATGACAAGGTACGGAAGTAACTGGTTTTCACAAAGGCAATTCAGTAAATAAcatgttcattcatcatttttaaatTCACTGGTGAAAAGTGACTGCAGAGTCACTGATTGAGTTGTTACATTTGCAACTGGGGTTACCTGGTCTGTGGTGTTCACATCACCATTTGTAAACGGGTCGCAGTTCTTGTAAATGGAGTACATGGCGAATCCGGACAACATAGCCAGAGTCACAGTCACCCACAAGCCCACCATGTTTACATATAAAGACCTTAGGGGTGGAAAGTCAGCTATCATAAAGCTAttgcataatgatgataacgtGCTGCATTTGATGTGCTTGCAGGAATCCTCACATCTTAGCATGGCTCAGTGTTTTGCAGGAGATGTAGCGCTGCACCTGGGACTGGTTGATGGCGTAGATTGACGCCCACATCATGCTTCCACCAATTGTGATGGTCCAGAAAGTATGTCGCTTCAGTGGATCGGGGTCAAAGCTACGGTAAGTCCGatatcaaacaataaataaataaaagcatttaGTTGTGATTGAGCTAAGATTtaagtataaatataaacaaaatatttccatCAACTCACCATTTGTATACCAATTAAAATATCACAAGTGTGTATAACCGTaactgtgtatatactgtactatatgatGCCCCTCCCTCCTTTCATCAAAAACCCAACAAGCTGTGGGCTTACTCGAACGCCTGTAGCCTGCCTCCCTGCCTGGCATCTTCCCAAATGTTGGCCAGGCCCCCCTGCAGCACAGCCCCTCTCGCTATTACAGCCACGAAACCCGTCAGCATGATCACCATTTGGAGCACGTCGGTCCAAATGACTGCTTTCAGGCCGCCCTACAGACAACACGAGCAAAAAGGTAGTTTGAGTCCAAACCCAtttgaacacatacagtattataaAATAAGGTTCCTACAtataaaacatacagtacattgtttTGCTAGGGTATTAAATATGTGATCGTGTTTTACCAACCAAAGTGCAGTAGATGATACACACTGCCCCCGTAGCCACCAGCACTCCCCACAGGTCAAGTCCAGTGACTGAATCATAAGAAAGGCACAGGACGCTTCCTTAGTTTGGGATTATGTCATTAAGTCAGTAAGAAACTATTTAGTCATCACTCTCTGTGCGATTTCCTGTTACTTCCTTGTGTGTCTACATTGTGCAGGTAGTACCCTCCCACAGTTTTGCGAAGTACTATATTCATTGTATCTACTTCTCCACTTATCTCTCGTCGCTTGGCTCAGGGAAATAGTTCCCATCCTCATTACTGTGGCTGCCTCGCCTTATTTCAAGCCTTCCAGCATTCCTCACCTTCCTATCTCACCTCCATTCCCCATTTTACTGTAAAATTCACCTTGTTGCTTCACCTGTCCCTCCCTCCTTGCTTTTGTGCATACACCTCCTGTAAGCGTCGCCTACCACTTTTCTACATTCCAGATTTTTCCTGCGGTAAACATTTCTTTGTCATGTCAAGACGATGTTAttaccaataccgatatcaaccaatacagATAAAGGCAGCAGCCAGTGACGTGCAGTGacgttcatggctggtgaggcactaactcctttgttgtttttttgatgtTAATACATATGTTAATACTTGCTCATtaagaaaataacaaaacaaagaagGTCCCCTTCACGTTGACGAGAGTACTGCAGTGCCTCAGAGTAGACATTTCtacatttcaatgtttttattgatgaGCAATAATAAAgattttacacttgcattaaaGACATAACCCAAGCTATAAAAAAGTAATGGTGTAAAGTAATCTCtcttttattgcagttaatgagttccaaacctgtttatgaccttctaaatgtgttttttttaacattattagatcccATTAGACATGACCTAACACCCTTCTACTAGTCAGTCACCCCTTACACTTgcatcacccaatatagtagacataatcagaacAAATACGCCATTTAAGAGATATATAAGACTGAGCTGAGTGGTATGCAGTTCAGAGCTGAGATTAGATGATTGTCATCACAGTagttcatgtttttattggggattattgtgcctgttgtgggaTAATTCATGTGTCTCACCGGAAATTACAGTAGTGATCAGTAGAAGTGTAAAATACAAatcattcacagcatctttgaatgcgtcttctgaatgccttatatttgtgtttaggtaagtaaagtaaggtaaagtaCTTTTTGCCCAGGGTGGAAGATGTTtgaacacccctgatttaggtgGAGCTGCATTATCCACACAAAGTAGAaagtatatataacatatatactatatactatactatactatactatatatataaaaataccaaGTAAAACTTGGTGTAAACGCCACACAACGGACATCCTGAAATCATCATCACTCGTGCATCAATCTtatcagcagaaaaaaatacaatatctcatttttatgccaatttatGCCATCCCTAGTCATGATCTGAATATATTCTACCTTTGTTGGAAATAGACTTtctgaaataaaatgttttgcttGACTGACTTACTTTGATTTAGTGCAAGAGCTGGAGCGTAGATGACCAAGCCGGTATACAGGGTCTGATAAAAGAGTGTGCCATTAGTTGATtggatgtaaacaaagccaaCTCGCCATTCACATTCATGGAGGATGCCATCTGCCATTAAAGCAGCAGGGACAAAAAGAGATgttgtttgtcatgtttttttccaatctaAATCCTAAAATCCCAGAAGAGGTCATTTTTAAGTTACTGACCGTTTGTGAGATGTACACTGAAGTCCCAATTATTCGAATGGGCCGGCTGAAACGTAACTCCAGGTACTAGAAATGAAAGGAAATCATAGTCTGGCATCTTAAAAGCATTTAGGTCAGTTCATCCACCCACATGATTTATCATTACTTAATACTACATTTACAGACAGCAACGgctttgttgtattattgtgacCAAGCAGTAacatgagtttagtgttttttttaattgaggtGACAATGTTCCGACATCTTTTACCTCATAGGCACTGGTGATCTGCAGTCTGTAAAAAAGGGGCACAAAAATCTCAGCAGTGAGAGTGGACATGATGGCGTGGGAGAAGGCAAACAACCAGAAGGACGCCCCATATAAGTATGCCTCGGCAGGTGTGCCAATGACGGTGATGCCGGACATGAAGCTGGCTGTTAGCGACATCGCCACCGGTACCGCTGTCATCTGCCGCCCGCCCAATAAGAACTCTTCACTGCTCGTCTCCTTGCGACCTCGGATGGCCTGGAAAAGGCCAATGGCTGCCGCTCCAAGGATTGTCCCGGCAAACACCACATAGTCCCACACGGCGAAGGTGGCCACTGGACCACCTGTACCAACCATGGTGAGTTCAAGCAGAGAAGGTACTGTGTGCGTTACACTTGGAGCTGCAGGCGGTTGTACTTGGGGAATATCTCACAATAGTCCAGCTGTGCATGAAAAAGTGTTATAAGACAACCACACTTGCATTAAgaacaaaatcaaaacaaaattttGTATTCCCATTTGGTTTCCAGTCACGGTAAGGTGGCCAGCAGTGCCTCACACAGACTCCGCTCTGCCTAATCAGCAGCCAACCTACTCCACCTGAAGTCTTCCTAAGACTATAAAGATCATTTCCCTTTGTTAATAATCTATCAAGGACACCCGAGTGCTGTGGTCAGCTGTCATCTCAACGCATTGTAAAAATACGTTATTGCTCTGCACTGTCCTGATACAGCCTCTTTACAGAATGCCTCATTGAGACATTTCCTGGAGTGGTCAATGAACAGCTTTAGCTTGCTTACAACAGGGTGGTTATCTAAGAAGGCAGGGCTAGCTTCTACTGCTGGCCATCACATGTCACACATGATTAAATATCACTCCTTTAGTCATGTTAGACCTTGAATCATCTCTCAAATTATGTTTAGTGgagcatttttttgtatttttccccGAACAGGAGAAAATGTGGTAAAAATTGCAAGTGTAACAGGGGGAAATGAGCTTTGTGTCATTACAACATGAATTGCATGCGCCATGTGTGCAGTATTTGTTGACGGTGGTGTTTTTATGGGTGATTTAATTCAATTGACTTTTAATGAGCTGATcaggtcatgttttttttttaactttaaccaCCACCTGTTAATGTTTGTTGACTGACGGGCTGGGTTGCCATGTGCAGCGTATACTAATATTGACAATCATATGTTTGTCCATGTTTATCATCACAGAACTATACAAAAACATGCCCTCCTATGTTTATGATTGGGCTTAACTGGACAGTAAAGTAACAGTTTTAAAACAAGCACATGCGCTTGTGGGTACGAACAATCACACATTATCTTTGTCAAGGAGACTTTGACTATCCTCGCCAATCATTAAACAAACTGGCAGATAAGGGAGATTTAAGAGATTATAAGAAAGATTTTGTGTTTATGATTTGTGAGTGTAAATGTTCCCTGGTATATTTTAAGACCACCTTGTGGACTGTTTAGCATTCTGTTTTGTTTACTGTTGTGGAAAATGTCTGGTAGCGCTGGTAGAGAGAAGAAATAAACTGCAGATGGGTGGAGGACAGTTGAAGCGTCTGCCACAAATGTCCCTTCGAAGGACAGGACTATACATACACTATCAGGACTTTTATCTTTTATCAGGTGCGAGGACACATCCCAGGTTTATCAGAACCTGTTCACATGGAAACGCCTTTGGAGaaacttgttttggagacagaGGAGCTCAAACCACAGCATAGGTTCTTCTGCTAGGGGATCAATCTGCTTGAATTAGCACATTAGtagaaatactgtatttgttcaTATCAATTGACCTCATGCTAAAATATAAGATTTCCATCGCTATTCCCCCTTTGATCGTGTTAATGATGTTAAGATAAAATAAACACGATGATATGACAGACAGGTGTAATTATCATCAGCACCCTATCCTTGTAATAGTTTAAGATACATCTTCACAAAAACGCCTTAGAAAACGCATGTCATTAAAGATTTTTTGTATATCTCAACAGAGCAAGCAGTAAGAAAAGAAGCAGGAgaaaatattaccaaaaaaaagacgGTTCAGTTCAGCGGTTCTCTCTGCTGTAGGAGATACTGTCACCACTACAactactatatatgtatatggaaTATGTACAGAATGGTGCCTCTATTTCTAAGTTATTTCTAAGGCCATGCATGAGAGGTCAGTTTTCACTGGGTCAAGTTTGTGATGTGCGGAGAAAATTGGGGGAAAGTGAAAGGGACATTGTGAGGCTGTAGCGTTCCGAGCTTCTGTTTTGCTTCCTCCTCAGCcgatgatggtgatgatcaGAATGGAAGGGGAAGAGGACGGGGCAATGACGCTGAAGAAGGTTGCAGTGGATCTGCTGTATATGCAGATACTTTCAGCGAATCATATTATGATTTACACCAAAATAATCATGTAAGTCAGGTGTATTTATATCACCCTTAATCACAAGAGTCTCAAAGGGCTTTACAAGTTGACAACAATATTCCTTCATAttttggatcagtctttgatattttgtaaagcctGTTGGAAACGTGTCCTGTATTTTCCTTGTGGTCTGACCATTGacttatatgcacaaatggcaAATGGTTAtcttttacaatgtaaaaaaaaatgcattaaaaaaaacgattgGATCCATATAGTAATCCAGACCACTTCTAAACTTTAATCAGTTCTttcagttcattttttttttttagcagagaTAATGATAACAGACTCCTTGAGTACTTGAACTATTGAAAAACTGCAGTAAGTGTGCTTTGACATCCAGTACTATTCTATTTTGGTCACGCCATTAGACTAGAAGAGGAGCGTCCAATTTCTCTTCTTTTCCCCTAACAGCATTCGTTGTACAACCTTTGCTTATTGTAGTAATAGTAGTGGATCCAATCTACATTTTATTGACAGTGATCCACcataataaaacaattcaaaGCCCATCCCCAACTGATTACAAGCTTGGAGCTTGCCTGGCACGCCCCAGGGCAACCCTATGACATCGACGTAGACCATGGGATCGAAGCTCACGCGAGGAAGACTCCTCCTTTCTCTGGAAAAGCCCATAACTGCCCGTACCTGCAGGGCTGCGCTTCCCTGGGGAAGAACATATGATTGTTTTGGAGACAGAGGGGCTGAAGCTACAAGGAGATGTCACAACACGGCATAGGTTCTTCTACTACGGGATCAGTCTGATTTTAATTACTACATTTAcagaaatactgtatttgttcaAATCAGTTGTCCTAATGCTAGATTTCGGTCACATTTACTCTTACTTATTACATAGTGTGCATGAAAACACTTCTTCCAAGTTAATTGTTACACAAATGAGAGACAGATTAGGATAGTTTTGGAAAACACAGTGAAACCTGGGTTGATCTTTAAGAGGCTCTTTACGAAATATGCAGTCCTTCAAGCAGAAACAGGGCTTATGGCTGTTTGACACAGTGGACTGGACattcaaacatgaatgaactCATGAGGGTAAAGAATAAGTAATTCATGTCATCAGTCTAATGGTCTGATTTCTTGTGGTCTCATTTTCATACAGATCGGAGATAAAAGCTCATCAAGGTGTATTATAgacatgtgtatatattatgtatggTCTGTGGAGTATTTATGTACAGCACGGATGCTCAGTCACAGCTTTACTACGACTGCAAGACCCCGCTTCTCTCAATACGGTGATGGCAAAGAGAGCACAtggcaacataaaaaaataattatttgatctAAAAATTATACTTTGTTTTCTTCGCTAGGTCTCGACTTGACTTGGAACCAGTGCTGAAAATGAACACTACAACGATTACCTGTGGACTCCTTCTACTCCTTCTCTTTAACCCAGCAGTGCCCATGTGCACGCCCACCGATTTCACTTTGTACGTGGAGAAGCCAGAGTGTGACTACTGCGTGGCCATCAACACCACCATCTGCATGGGATTCTGCTACTCCAGGGTAGGTACTGTACAGTTGGTGGACTTGGTGGAGGCCTGCTCTACTCGGTCACGTTCTAGTTGCACTTCCAGTATAATATATGGCAGGGACAAATTCTGGGGTCAACCTCTTTTTAGACGGTTAAGGACCAACGGGTCGGATTTCTCCCTTCACGCATAATAGGAACTCAACCTGATGGCAGCTGAAAATATGGAAGTATTAATCAGAAAgttatttgcatttttgtagtactTTTTGTTCATCTGAGGAGCAACAGCACaaacttgatttttttaaaaagatgtttTACCTCTCATCTAGGTCCAAATCCGGATGCTGACATTCAACTCATCAGATACACCACATACTGAAAACATTTACACCcactttttgttaaaataatttcttaaattgttgataaaatgtttttgttcctgAGCAGGAAGAGGGTAGAATATAATTCTTGCAAcacattataaattaaatgcCTTCATTGTTGCTAAGATGtcctttaaatattatataagacAATTTACTAGAAAAATTCCCACAGTTTGGGTCACCGCTTGTCATTGAGTGGTGATGGTGGGACCGCAGCCAAACCAGATAAGAACCACTGCTCTAACTGACGTGACCACTCAGCTATTTTAACCTGTACAGATAAAAAATCGACAAAAAGATTCTCTCTATGGCAGCactgtttggtttttttttagcgatttactgcaaaaatactTGCTCCCAAGTTTTGAAGTGAAACCCATGCTGTGTATTCTGTGTTTGAATAGAATTATATCACACAATGCTGAAGTACATTGTAATTGTCATTGAACACACTCAACAAATGGAAATATTCCCATATTTACGTGTAAACATACAATACGGGAACAAATGCGTGACTGTGAAGTATAATCACTCAGTGCTATTTGTGTATGGTCAACAGGACAGCAACATGCGGGATATATTTGGGTCACGCTTCCTCATCCAGAGAGGCTGCACCTACGAAAAAGTGGAGTACCGCACAATCCAGCTGCCCGGATGTCCCATCTCTGCCAGCGGTGCATTCACCTACCCGGTGGCCCTCAGCTGCCACTGCGGAGCTTGCCGCACCGACAACGACGAGTGTGCCCACAGGGCTGGTGTGGGCATGGCTAAATGCTCCAAACCGGTCAGACCCATGTACCCCTACCCTGGCAGCTACATGCTGCCTTTTTGAATATTGATTGTGTCGACTTTGTCTTGTTTATAATCACCAGCAGCCAGCTTTGCTGTGCATGTGTTAGTTTGTTATAAGGGTGTGACCCTCATGTGACTCACTTACCTTCTTCATCCTTTATGTACTGTTTGTGAATGTGACTCTGAGGCTGGTTGTGCTCACTCAGACTGGCCACTCCATTAAAGTCTGTAAATATCTTTCAGACTAAGCCCGGCTTGACTTAATCACATCCGGTTTTCCTTTCTCTTTACTACTTAAACACAGTCTACAGTGTCACCTTCAGAGACTAGATTTACCTTGACCACATGAACACAAGAGCCATATTATGGGTGTGATCTCAAGGCCGCAACTCATTTTCATTTACAACTGCTTCCCACTACTGTCATTTAATAGCAATGTGTTATGTTGGACCCATCATTCTTGCGGGGCTTGTCAGAAGGCAGCTGGGGTGTATTAATAGCAGGGTTGCTCAGAATGGGAGAATGCATGATGCATATTGTCATGTGAATCTGTGACATTGCTCCCATCATGTGATGTCAGCCGCATTCCCTTTGttgtcctttttttgttgttgttcccgGCTCACTTCTGATGGGGCTTATGTTTTGGATCAAAGCTAACTGCTAGGAAGAGTAGATAGGAAATACTGATGATGAAAATGG comes from the Doryrhamphus excisus isolate RoL2022-K1 chromosome 18, RoL_Dexc_1.0, whole genome shotgun sequence genome and includes:
- the slc5a8l gene encoding sodium-coupled monocarboxylate transporter 1, whose amino-acid sequence is MVGTGGPVATFAVWDYVVFAGTILGAAAIGLFQAIRGRKETSSEEFLLGGRQMTAVPVAMSLTASFMSGITVIGTPAEAYLYGASFWLFAFSHAIMSTLTAEIFVPLFYRLQITSAYEYLELRFSRPIRIIGTSVYISQTTLYTGLVIYAPALALNQITGLDLWGVLVATGAVCIIYCTLGGLKAVIWTDVLQMVIMLTGFVAVIARGAVLQGGLANIWEDARQGGRLQAFDFDPDPLKRHTFWTITIGGSMMWASIYAINQSQVQRYISCKTLSHAKMSLYVNMVGLWVTVTLAMLSGFAMYSIYKNCDPFTNGDVNTTDQLLPYLVMDILAAYPGIPGLFVAAAYSGTLSTVSSSINALVAVTVEDFILPVCKNLTQKQKTWMNMGLSVFFGALCIGMAGVASLMGSVLQAAFSIFGMISGPLLGLYLLGMLFRTANSIGGISGVILSLVLTLWVGIGGQIYPPTTAKTNPLPLSTLGCNSTNQYNTTTAVPWTSPVTLQPEVRPPLADSFYSLSYLYISLVGVLTTVVSGLLVSAITGGCKQKKLNSNLFVRKSDLICFRWNRKSQASEKTEKDSVQWKHTEANKSGFSHHDWVMEDVVKATKL
- the tshba gene encoding thyroid stimulating hormone subunit beta a, whose product is MVCGVFMYSTDAQSQLYYDCKTPLLSIRSRLDLEPVLKMNTTTITCGLLLLLLFNPAVPMCTPTDFTLYVEKPECDYCVAINTTICMGFCYSRDSNMRDIFGSRFLIQRGCTYEKVEYRTIQLPGCPISASGAFTYPVALSCHCGACRTDNDECAHRAGVGMAKCSKPVRPMYPYPGSYMLPF